From Ficedula albicollis isolate OC2 chromosome 5, FicAlb1.5, whole genome shotgun sequence, one genomic window encodes:
- the AREL1 gene encoding apoptosis-resistant E3 ubiquitin protein ligase 1 isoform X1 codes for MFVPDLGSKWKDAEEWVPTFWLLGHGHLCKDAAVILGCVSHRRDLMFYIIGGITVSVVAFFFTIKFLFELAARIVSFLQHEDRERRGERTIYDYVRGNYLDPRSCKISWDWKDPYEVGHSMAFRVHLFYKNGQPFPAHRPVGLRVHICHVELAIDIPVTQEVLQEPNSNVVKVAFTVRRAGRYEITVKLGGLNVAYSPYYKVFQPGMVVPSKTKIVCHFSTLVLTCGQQHTLQIAPRDEYDNPTSNSVSLLDEHNYSLSIHELGPQEEASSDVVFEKSVVSNRQTCEVFFRLTLHSRGCFHACISYQNQPISNGDFDIIVLSENEKNIVERNVSTSGVSIYFEAYLYDAPSYTNTQWQLPPVHLSSSQRRPSTAIEDEDEDSPSDSQTPEKVKKPKKVYCYVSPKQFSVKEFYLKIIPWRLFTFRVCPGTKFSYLGPDPVHKLLTLVVDDGIQPPVELSCKERNILAATFIRSLHKNIGGSETFQDKVNFFQRELRQVHMKRPHSKVTLKVSRHCLLESSFKATRNFSVSDWSKNFEVIFQDEEALDWGGPRREWFELICKALFDTTNQLFTRFSDNNQALVHPNPGRPTYLRLKVYEFAGRLVGKCLYESSLGGAYKQLVRARFTRSFLAQIIGLRMHYKYFETDDPEFYKSKVCFILNNDVSEMDLVFAEEKYSKTGQLEKVVELVAGGAQVPVTNENKILYLNLLAQYRLANQVREEVDHFLKGLNELVPENLLAIFDENELELLMCGTGDISVCDFKAHAVVVGGSWHFREKVMRWFWTVVSSFTQEELARLLQFTTGSSQLPPGGFAALCPSFQIIAAPTHSTLPTAHTCFNQLCLPTYDSYEEVHKMLQLAISEGCEGFGML; via the exons ATGTTTGTCCCAGATCTGGGATCAAAGTGGAAGGATGCTGAAGAATGGGTACCCACTTTTTGGCTTTTAGGACATGGGCACTTGTGTAAAG ATGCAGCTGTGATCCTTGGCTGTGTGTCTCACCGAAGGGACCTGATGTTTTACATTATTG gtgggatCACAGTATCTGTTGTAGCTTTCTTCTTCACCATTAAGTTCCTCTTTGAGCTTGCCGCACGCATAGTCAGCTTCCTTCAGCATGAGGACCGGGAGCGCCGAGGGGAGCGGACTATTTATGACTACGTGCGGGGCAACTACCTGGACCCCCGGTCCTGCAAGATCTCCTGGGATTGGAAGGATCCCTATGAGGTGGGCCATAGCATGGCCTTCCGAGTGCAT TTGTTCTATAAAAATGGGCAACCCTTCCCTGCTCACCGGCCTGTGGGGCTGCGAGTTCACATCTGCCACGTGGAGCTAGCAATTGACATTCCTGTGACCCAGGAAGTTCTTCAAGAGCCCAATTCAAATGTGGTGAAAGTGGCTTTCACTGTGCGCAGGGCTGGGAGATACGAAATCACCGTAAAACTCGGTGGCTTGAATGTGGCTTACAGCCCCTACTACAAGGTTTTCCAGCCAG GAATGGTGGTTCCCTCCAAAACCAAAATTGTCTGCCATTTCTCCACTCTGGTGCTGacctgtgggcagcagcacactCTGCAGATAGCTCCCAGAGATGAGTATGATAATCCCACCAGCAATTCTGTGTCCCTGCTAGATGAGCACAATTACAGCCTCTCCATCCACGAG ttGGGTCCTCAAGAAGAAGCGAGCTCTGATGTGGTGTTTGAGAAGTCTGTGGTGTCCAATCGGCAGACTTGTGAGGTGTTCTTTCGACTCACCTTGCACTCTCGGGGGTGCTTCCATGCCTGCATCTCCTACCAGAACCAGCCCATAAGCAATGGTGATTTTGACATCATTGTTCTAAGTG AGAACGAAAAGAACATTGTAGAGCGCAATGTGTCCACCTCAGGTGtcagtatttattttgaagcTTACCTTTACGATGCTCCTAGTTACACCAACACTCAGTGGCAACTTCCACCTGTGCACCTGAGCTCCTCCCAGCGCCGTCCTTCTACTGCTAttgaggatgaagatgaagattCTCCTTCTGACAGCCAGACCCCAGAGAAAGTGAAGAAGCCTAAAAAAGTGTACTGCTATGTGTCACCTAAG CAATTCTCGGTGAAAGAATTTTACCTGAAGATCATTCCATGGCGCCTTTTCACCTTTAGAGTGTGTCCTGGCACAAAG TTTTCATACCTTGGTCCTGATCCTGTGCACAAATTACTGACACTGGTGGTGGATGATGGGATCCAACCCCCTGTGGAGCTCAGCTGCAAGGAGAGGAACATCTTGGCAGCCACTTTCATTCGCTCTCTGCATAAAAACATAG GAGGCTCTGAAACCTTCCAAGACAAAGTGAACTTCTTCCAGCGAGAGCTGCGTCAGGTGCATATGAAAAGACCTCATTCGAAGGTCACGCTGAAGGTCAGCCGCCACTGTCTGCTGGAGTCG tcttttaaagCAACAcgaaatttttctgtttctgactGGAGCAAAAACTTTGAAGTGATTTTTCAGGATGAAGAAG ctCTGGACTGGGGAGGTCCACGCAGAGAGTGGTTTGAGCTCATTTGTAAGGCATTATTTGATACCACCAATCAACTGTTTACCCGCTTTAGTGATAACAACCAGGCCTTG GTGCATCCAAACCCAGGGCGTCCCACGTATTTGCGACTCAAAGTGTATGAATTTGCAGGCCGCCTGGTAGGGAAGTGTCTGTATGAATCATCTCTGGGAGGTGCTTACAAACAACTGGTCCGAGCTCGCTTCACTCGATCCTTCCTGGCTCAGATCATAGGACTCCGTATGCACTACAAG TATTTTGAAACGGATGACCCAGAATTTTATAAATCCAAAGTGTGCTTCATACTGAACAATGATGTGAGTGAGATGGATCTGGTCTTTGCTGAAGAGAAGTATAGCAAAACAGGACAGCTGGAGAAG GTGGtggagctggtggcaggaggagctcaAGTGCCAGTGaccaatgaaaacaaaatcttgtACCTAAATCTGCTTGCACAGTACAGGCTGGCAAATCAGGTTAGAGAGGAGGTGGATCACTTCCTGAAAG gTCTTAATGAATTAGTTCCCGAGAACCTCCTGGCTATTTTTGATGAGAATGAGCTTGAG CTGCTTATGTGTGGTACTGGAGATATCAGTGTCTGTGACTTCAAGGCACATGCTGTAGTGGTAGGAGGATCTTGGCACTTCCGTGAGAAG GTCATGAGGTGGTTTTGGACTGTGGTCTCCAGTTTCACACAGGAAGAGCTGGCCAGGCTTTTGCAGTTCACTACTGGCTCCTCTCAGCTACCCCCAGGAGGGTTTGCTGCGCTCTGTCCATCTTTCCAGATCATTGCAGCTCCAACTCACAGTACTTTGCCGACAGCCCACACTTG ttttaaCCAGCTGTGCCTCCCTACTTATGACTCCTATGAAGAAGTGCACAAGATGCTGCAGCTAGCTATCAGCGAGGGTTGTGAGGGATTTGGCATGCTgtga
- the AREL1 gene encoding apoptosis-resistant E3 ubiquitin protein ligase 1 isoform X2, producing MFVPDLGSKWKDAEEWVPTFWLLGHGHLCKGGITVSVVAFFFTIKFLFELAARIVSFLQHEDRERRGERTIYDYVRGNYLDPRSCKISWDWKDPYEVGHSMAFRVHLFYKNGQPFPAHRPVGLRVHICHVELAIDIPVTQEVLQEPNSNVVKVAFTVRRAGRYEITVKLGGLNVAYSPYYKVFQPGMVVPSKTKIVCHFSTLVLTCGQQHTLQIAPRDEYDNPTSNSVSLLDEHNYSLSIHELGPQEEASSDVVFEKSVVSNRQTCEVFFRLTLHSRGCFHACISYQNQPISNGDFDIIVLSENEKNIVERNVSTSGVSIYFEAYLYDAPSYTNTQWQLPPVHLSSSQRRPSTAIEDEDEDSPSDSQTPEKVKKPKKVYCYVSPKQFSVKEFYLKIIPWRLFTFRVCPGTKFSYLGPDPVHKLLTLVVDDGIQPPVELSCKERNILAATFIRSLHKNIGGSETFQDKVNFFQRELRQVHMKRPHSKVTLKVSRHCLLESSFKATRNFSVSDWSKNFEVIFQDEEALDWGGPRREWFELICKALFDTTNQLFTRFSDNNQALVHPNPGRPTYLRLKVYEFAGRLVGKCLYESSLGGAYKQLVRARFTRSFLAQIIGLRMHYKYFETDDPEFYKSKVCFILNNDVSEMDLVFAEEKYSKTGQLEKVVELVAGGAQVPVTNENKILYLNLLAQYRLANQVREEVDHFLKGLNELVPENLLAIFDENELELLMCGTGDISVCDFKAHAVVVGGSWHFREKVMRWFWTVVSSFTQEELARLLQFTTGSSQLPPGGFAALCPSFQIIAAPTHSTLPTAHTCFNQLCLPTYDSYEEVHKMLQLAISEGCEGFGML from the exons ATGTTTGTCCCAGATCTGGGATCAAAGTGGAAGGATGCTGAAGAATGGGTACCCACTTTTTGGCTTTTAGGACATGGGCACTTGTGTAAAG gtgggatCACAGTATCTGTTGTAGCTTTCTTCTTCACCATTAAGTTCCTCTTTGAGCTTGCCGCACGCATAGTCAGCTTCCTTCAGCATGAGGACCGGGAGCGCCGAGGGGAGCGGACTATTTATGACTACGTGCGGGGCAACTACCTGGACCCCCGGTCCTGCAAGATCTCCTGGGATTGGAAGGATCCCTATGAGGTGGGCCATAGCATGGCCTTCCGAGTGCAT TTGTTCTATAAAAATGGGCAACCCTTCCCTGCTCACCGGCCTGTGGGGCTGCGAGTTCACATCTGCCACGTGGAGCTAGCAATTGACATTCCTGTGACCCAGGAAGTTCTTCAAGAGCCCAATTCAAATGTGGTGAAAGTGGCTTTCACTGTGCGCAGGGCTGGGAGATACGAAATCACCGTAAAACTCGGTGGCTTGAATGTGGCTTACAGCCCCTACTACAAGGTTTTCCAGCCAG GAATGGTGGTTCCCTCCAAAACCAAAATTGTCTGCCATTTCTCCACTCTGGTGCTGacctgtgggcagcagcacactCTGCAGATAGCTCCCAGAGATGAGTATGATAATCCCACCAGCAATTCTGTGTCCCTGCTAGATGAGCACAATTACAGCCTCTCCATCCACGAG ttGGGTCCTCAAGAAGAAGCGAGCTCTGATGTGGTGTTTGAGAAGTCTGTGGTGTCCAATCGGCAGACTTGTGAGGTGTTCTTTCGACTCACCTTGCACTCTCGGGGGTGCTTCCATGCCTGCATCTCCTACCAGAACCAGCCCATAAGCAATGGTGATTTTGACATCATTGTTCTAAGTG AGAACGAAAAGAACATTGTAGAGCGCAATGTGTCCACCTCAGGTGtcagtatttattttgaagcTTACCTTTACGATGCTCCTAGTTACACCAACACTCAGTGGCAACTTCCACCTGTGCACCTGAGCTCCTCCCAGCGCCGTCCTTCTACTGCTAttgaggatgaagatgaagattCTCCTTCTGACAGCCAGACCCCAGAGAAAGTGAAGAAGCCTAAAAAAGTGTACTGCTATGTGTCACCTAAG CAATTCTCGGTGAAAGAATTTTACCTGAAGATCATTCCATGGCGCCTTTTCACCTTTAGAGTGTGTCCTGGCACAAAG TTTTCATACCTTGGTCCTGATCCTGTGCACAAATTACTGACACTGGTGGTGGATGATGGGATCCAACCCCCTGTGGAGCTCAGCTGCAAGGAGAGGAACATCTTGGCAGCCACTTTCATTCGCTCTCTGCATAAAAACATAG GAGGCTCTGAAACCTTCCAAGACAAAGTGAACTTCTTCCAGCGAGAGCTGCGTCAGGTGCATATGAAAAGACCTCATTCGAAGGTCACGCTGAAGGTCAGCCGCCACTGTCTGCTGGAGTCG tcttttaaagCAACAcgaaatttttctgtttctgactGGAGCAAAAACTTTGAAGTGATTTTTCAGGATGAAGAAG ctCTGGACTGGGGAGGTCCACGCAGAGAGTGGTTTGAGCTCATTTGTAAGGCATTATTTGATACCACCAATCAACTGTTTACCCGCTTTAGTGATAACAACCAGGCCTTG GTGCATCCAAACCCAGGGCGTCCCACGTATTTGCGACTCAAAGTGTATGAATTTGCAGGCCGCCTGGTAGGGAAGTGTCTGTATGAATCATCTCTGGGAGGTGCTTACAAACAACTGGTCCGAGCTCGCTTCACTCGATCCTTCCTGGCTCAGATCATAGGACTCCGTATGCACTACAAG TATTTTGAAACGGATGACCCAGAATTTTATAAATCCAAAGTGTGCTTCATACTGAACAATGATGTGAGTGAGATGGATCTGGTCTTTGCTGAAGAGAAGTATAGCAAAACAGGACAGCTGGAGAAG GTGGtggagctggtggcaggaggagctcaAGTGCCAGTGaccaatgaaaacaaaatcttgtACCTAAATCTGCTTGCACAGTACAGGCTGGCAAATCAGGTTAGAGAGGAGGTGGATCACTTCCTGAAAG gTCTTAATGAATTAGTTCCCGAGAACCTCCTGGCTATTTTTGATGAGAATGAGCTTGAG CTGCTTATGTGTGGTACTGGAGATATCAGTGTCTGTGACTTCAAGGCACATGCTGTAGTGGTAGGAGGATCTTGGCACTTCCGTGAGAAG GTCATGAGGTGGTTTTGGACTGTGGTCTCCAGTTTCACACAGGAAGAGCTGGCCAGGCTTTTGCAGTTCACTACTGGCTCCTCTCAGCTACCCCCAGGAGGGTTTGCTGCGCTCTGTCCATCTTTCCAGATCATTGCAGCTCCAACTCACAGTACTTTGCCGACAGCCCACACTTG ttttaaCCAGCTGTGCCTCCCTACTTATGACTCCTATGAAGAAGTGCACAAGATGCTGCAGCTAGCTATCAGCGAGGGTTGTGAGGGATTTGGCATGCTgtga
- the FCF1 gene encoding rRNA-processing protein FCF1 homolog — protein sequence MKRMISLRDERIKEKDRAKAPVKKKEDPSAIKEREVPQHPSCLFFQYNTQLGPPYHILVDTNFINFSIKAKLDLVQSMMDCLYAKCIPCITDCVMGEIEKLGQKYRVALRIAKDPRFERLPCMHKGTYADDCLVQRVTQHKCYIVATVDKELKRRIRKIPGVPIMYISRHRYNIERMPDDYGAPRF from the exons ATGAAGCGCATGATCAGCCTCCGGGATGAGCGCAT TAAAGAGAAGGATCGCGCAAAAGCCCCcgtgaagaagaaggaggacCCGAGTGCCATCAAAGAGCGGGAGGT CCCCCAGCATCCCTCTTGCTTGTTCTTCCAGTATAATACACAGCTGGGCCCCCCTTACCACATCCTGGTTGACACTAACTTCATCAACTTCTCCATCAAGGCCAAACTGGACCTAGTGCAGTCGATGATGGATTGTCTCTATGCCAAGT GTATTCCATGTATCACAGATTGCGTGATGGGTGAAATCGAGAAGTTAGGACAGAAGTACCGTGTGGCATTAAG AATTGCCAAGGACCCTCGGTTTGAACGCTTGCCATGTATGCACAAAGGAACCTATGCTGATGACTGCTTGGTGCAGAGGGTCACTCAG CACAAATGTTACATTGTGGCCACAGTGGATAAAGAGCTCAAGCGGAGAATACGAAAAATCCCTGGAGTGCCTATAATGTATATTTCCAGGCACAG gtACAATATTGAGAGGATGCCAGACGATTATGGAGCTCCTCGATTCTAA